The genome window AAGTTGGCAAAAGACCTGGCAATTCACCCACGGATTGTAATCGTTTAGCTTTCACAACTTCCtcctacaaaaataataattattataataatattgtggCAGTAATGCATTATTCAGTTATGACGATAAATATCAAACAATGCAAAAAACTTACAGCTGGTTTAGCAACACTAGGAGTGTCGCCGACTTTAACTTTATCCTACAAAATGTTAGTAATGTTagttagaatattaaaaacattaaattgttattaagaaaaaggatTACTAGTCACTTAtacagtaatatttttaaccgtACCTCGATCTCTTCCGGTTCTTCTAAGCAATCGGTGAGGACCAACAATTGATTCTCCCTCTTTTCTACTTCGCTTTGATATTTAATAGGGTTTGCTAAAGCTTCGGCGAGCTCGCTTAAACCGTCGGGAACGTAATCTTTCACGATAACGTGTAAAAACAGACTCGCTAATGGTAATGGTTGACCACATTCTGTTCTTAATGCTACGTGTCTGTATCCTGGACATAATCCAACTACGGGAAGTACCCTGTGACCAATTAAACGTCCAGATTCTTCGTATGCTGCTATTCTTATGGAAGCAAGTTCTGGCAAAACTACCTGAAAAATGCGTAAAAAACACATTATACCCAcatttatactttattttattaaactttaattagaaatttatgcGAATACTATCTTGTTACCTTTTTGAATACAAACGGCTCTTCATCATATATGGGATTAATGCCATTGTTCGGTACAATTTTTGtacgaaatttctttcttacaGTATCCGCTGGTAACCCGTACATATCGACTTCTACATAGGTTCCAACTCTTTTATCGGTTAAAAATTGTGCGGATATCACGTGAATGTGAACTGTGCCAGCTATAATACCATCAACGGTAGATTCTGCGAAGGGATCTAATCGTCGATCTTTCCGTCTCATAAATTCTGGTTTTAATAGATAACCACACCGTTgattatattcaaatattcCCAGATTCAACTGCATCGCCAGATCTGTTATAAATAACATCGAGTTTATCTcaacaataaataatagataagATAATACGTCAGATAGTTTTATTTACCGAGCGTTTGATAATTCAGCGCAACCAGCTGACATCCAGCGTTCCAAAATACTTGCGGCATGAAATTGCTCGAATCAAATCTCGTTCCCGCCGGATAAACCCTGGATAGTTGGTGCTTATTGTAATTCACAAATTCTAATGGCTTCTCTTTCAAAAGAGTCGTAGCTTGCTTCTCATCAAAAGACGACATTTCGTACGTGCGATTCTTTTCTATAAAATGTAAGcgacataaagaaaaattgatcaTCTgtacaacataaaaaaaatacattaatagtAATTTCGTTAAGAAAACTTCACGCACTTTCAGCCGATTCGAAACTGCTGAAATGTACGGGCTGTACGTAATTAACTAGAGCTGAAATTTCTGCACCCGCCTCTGTCTCTTTGGCCGCCGATTTATCTCCAGCCTTGTCGCCTATTCTCAGTTTTATATCTTCCACGTTGGACTCATCTTCCTCAGTACTCGATTCATCTTCTTCATCTAAAAGAAAAGGACAACTTATCAAATATGCAGTCCCTTTTATTATTGCGTTAAGTGCCACGGCGATTTTGCCTCACTTTCCGCTCGCGTCACTTGATAGCATCAAGTGGTGAGAGACGTTCAATGCGTGAGCTAAACTAGCATGAATAAACGATAAAGGTGAGTAGGGAAACGCTCAAGGAACGGCGTCAATTAAACGAAAAGTTAAGGCTTGGACAGGCGCGGCACTTAAcatgttaatatatttatagccTTTAATTTCTACTGACCTTCGTCATCTTGACCGCTGTCTTTACTGCCTTGCCTTTGTTGCAACATTGGATGAGAAATGTCACCATTTCCAATCTGCTCATTTTCGCCATCATCAGCCATTTCATTCTGAGGTATAATATCCGGCGGCGGACCGTCTTCTACCGCAGCATTCGCCGTTCCATTAGTTTCGCTCTCCGGAGTGCCTTCAGCAGCTTCTAAAGCTTGCTGTTGCTTTTTCTGATGCTTTttatgatgatgatgatgcttctttttattttttattattattttgcgctTTAATAGTGACGGCGGTGGGAGCTCTTGACCTGGCTCTAACTAAAAATAGAATGtatcatttaattacaattataatttctgcACGCGGTTAACAGTCTCCTCATTAAGTAACGTCTAAAAATACCTTATGCGATTCAAGTGGTGCATCAAGCAACATTTCCCCGAAAAGGTCTCTGCAATATTGAGCGATTTTGGCTTGTTGCCTTGGATTGCAGTGATTTTCGAAACTAAGAATGACTGGATAGTCTGACGTTTTAAAAGCAGTTTCAGCAATTGCCTCTATCACATCCCGGGCACATATTTCAGGTACGAAtgtatatcttaaaaaaaaatttttttattaaaaaatacgttaaatgcttttattacataaataccCAATAATTAGTGTTCGTACCCATGAACAATAACGGGCTCGTCAAACTTTCCATTCCAAAAATCTAATTCAACGCATCGACAACCAGATAAAAGACATTGACGATAAATTTCCACAGAACTCTTTCCGGTAAGTTGATGCCctaaagagagaaagcattTTAGAAGTGCTCAAGTCAAAtgtgttattttaaaaattgttaaaaattatgacgTTTAGTCGTTATAATAACCTGTTAAATACGTGTTATGActagaatttataaaataatgcggAAGCGGTTGATCCATATCGTCGGATAATTCGAATTTCGTGACGGCAACGATCGGGTTGTCTTCGCTCATAAGATATCTCAAGAATCCGTCAAAACTGAGCTGCCCTTTATTTGCGTTAGATTTGTTGGGTTCGTACTGATTTATAATATCTTTTGCCCTCGCTTCGTTCGCATACGGATACAGAATCTCGTTGAGGCGCGGGTCTCTCTGCGACTTATTCAAGAAGTCCACAAATTGCGAGACGGACATCAACTTGCGTTTGTTATTGCCGATAATTCCTTCAAACACCTTTTCCACATCTGATCTTTGAGTAAGAGACTTGTAAAAGTTGAAGAAGTCTTCGAATTGAAATTTCGACAACGGTACGACGTCGCTCTGAGAAACAATGTGATCGTGATAAATAAATGTgcattattatgtattttatattaaaatctttcgaAACCGTACAACGTAATATTAAACTCACTTTGCCAGATGGAAAACCGGAAATATCGAGTGCTTTCTCAACGCGCTTGCGATCATCTTTGCTTTGtgcaaacatttttattatactgcAAAGAAAGATTCGAATGTAGACCTCGTGTTAGAAAACAATCTTATGGACGACATTAAGAttgtatttgtattataaaacaGTACTCACTTTTTCACTggtattttttcatttttgtcaGCGGTAAGTGCAAGCTTGGTGTGTGCTTTCAGCAAGAACATAGTTGTGCTAGTGTTTAATTGAATCAGATTGTACGCCATTTGAAAAAGTTGTTCCGCCCAATGTTGTGCTATTTCTGCACGCGTTGtgcaaaagttaataaagttCATATTGACAAAGTCTGAGCCATAACAAATTGTTACGGTTTTATCCTCCAAAGAGTCTTGAGAACCCATTGTCACGAGAGATTTCAACTTTGGATCCTACAGaggagaaattttaattcaaaagcaataaaattttgttacattgtCTGGCATAAAGTTCAaggtatataaataaatgagatTCCTGGTATGCTCCTGTCGCGTCTCGGCGAGTAACAAGCAAAAAGTTTCCTACAATGAGTTAAATGCACACAATGAGCGCATGCAGAAGTATGTCAGTTCATTCAAAGTTTTGCTTATTGATTTATGGGAAAACTGATCTAGCCGGGCGTGTTATTTCAATGAATACGGAACTGGTCTTCATCTGCCATTGGTGCAGGTGATAGTAGGTGTgataaaaaaagcaaactaTGTATGGGACGCAAAGTAGGTAATGaatctatttataaattagtcaataattattatgtgaTGATGCTCTGTGCGTCATTGATGTAATTATGGGAAAATCGGAACTCTCTTTGATTACTCATATTTGTGGAAATTTGTAATGCAACATTtgctatatgtatatgtattacCACCAGCAGCACAGTTGTGATTTAATTACTGAATATGTcagtaagaaatatataatttaacagaGCCACTTTgcacatttaataaaattaatatttagtaaaatgtttgttaataaaatttgaaataaagcTTTCTGAAATGTTTGCTAATACATGAGATAATAaagcattattaaaaagagTACTAAACTAAATACCTTTggtatttttgcatatttcccTGTGCGAGTGTCTCTTATGACTGCCACATCCAGCATGTCCATCTCATTATTTTGATCCACCCAGTGCAAGTAAAAACCGTATTTATCCACTTTTAAAGTCACCGGCGTTGCCACTCCGGAATCCTATGATCACATAGCATTTGGCATtgtaaatgatttatttttaccgtatGGCTGTTTACTACAATTACTATACAATTCTCTAAATATGCTGCAAGTCTAGGCTTGTGCCTCAGAATAAGAATGCAATATGCAGATTGatcaaattatatttccccccttttttttctaaatttgttAAACCAGGCCGTGTTTTTTTATGCCTAAAATGACCTTTCACATTTATACTTTTACCAGTGCCCGACAGTAAAATCGCCGAACGCCAAgctgtaacattaaaaatacacAAACCTCATCCCACTTGATAAATTTCTCGCCGTCTTGCAGATGCAGGGAAACTTCCACGGGCTTTACATGCATGGTGATGCCTGTGCTCTTATTGCTCGCCATCCTGGCTCCCGATCACCACAAAATCCTGGTGTCAAATTCCTTTTCTATGAACGCAGGGACACAGCGGCTAGCGATGTGGTGAACGGCGGTAGCGAGTTCGCGGACGTTGACCACAAGGACGACGACGGTGGgaacgacggcggcggcgacgacggcgacgatgacgacgacgacgacggcggcgacggttCCGATTCCAACAACGGCGGTGGCGACAAGAGCAACAACCACGGCGACACCGACGGTTCCGACGGCGACGGCTCCGACGGCGGCGACATAAGTCTCATCGAGATTTCCAGCATTTAAGAGTCAGGTGTGCCCGGGTTCACCGTGCGACTGActgtcgccgtcgtcgtcgtcgcgctgGGCGCACCTCGCGCGTAGAAATGCACACGTATATACTTGAAGACGCGTGTCTCCGAGGAGGCCCGGTCGTTCTCGCGGAGCAAGTTCAGCCGGGTCGCGACTGGACGTTGCTCGGTCGCGGAGACATCTCGCTGAGGAGACAATGATCGTCCGGGGCGCGAATCAGATGTCCTtaaccgagagagaaagagagagaaagagggagagagagaaagagaaagagagagcacgCGCGCACGCAGCAAAACCCGCCGCGCAAAGGAAGAGAACGGACAATGATGGAATACTGGTCCTTCCGCCACGCGAATGGAGCGCACACCGTTTCAGCTGGTCGCTCGCTCGTCGGTACTTTGACACGACCGCTCGCTCGGAAGCTGCGGCAGCCGTGCCGTCATCCTCCTTTTCCGCGCCGAAGGTGTCGCGCCCAGTCGCGCCGCGCGCCGAAGACAAGCGCTAACATGACAGGTACGGCGGCCGTCCACACACCGCCGATGCTAGAGGACGCTACTTACGCGCCGCTCGCGCTTTATAATTCGCTGTGAAATCTGTGGTTCTAACTGtgcaatacatttttattaattaataattattatttgatgtatttttttaattgtggtTTTTACTTGTATATTTCAGACTATCATCGTGCTATGGCATTATCGTTGCCCGACTTCACTGCATCTAACGTgagtggttttttttttctttttatgaagACCACGAATccgcaataaaatatcattctttaattcgtatataaaatcgaaataaatgttgtagcaaaatcgtaataaatttattctcgcaagaaaaaaattaacccacacaaaaaagttattattataactcacaatttatataataacaaCATTTATTCTCGCGATATGAAACGAGAACCGAAAGAACGAATCTGCATCGCGAAAAGGCGattttaaattctcttttttttttccttctttctttttttttctatttttatctcaaactatattaaaaagatCGAGCTCTTGCGTTTAGAGGGAAGAAAGCCTCGCCCTTTACTTTCGTGCTTCGGAATTGTTGATCTTTCTCTTGCGGAAGAGGCGCGGTTGCGACATagctctctcgttttctcttccGTTTTTCACGCGTGAAAAAGCGACTCATGGAGGAAAGACCGTAAAAGGCTATTATGCACGCGAGAGAGGTGAAAAGATTGCAGCCAAACGAGCGTTAACGAGGGCGCGAACGGGGCGTTGAGTTAACGGAGGTCGCGCGACCCTCTTCGATCATTATCCCCCTTGGATACACACGCACAGGAATCGATTTGCGGTCTGCTGTGTCGGAAATTCCGGGATCTCGCCCGTACGTACACCGCGGCGCATCGATGTTCCATTAGTTCCGAGCAATTTATGCGACAATGCAGCGACGAAAATGAAACGAGCGCCTCGACCTAGCTCGAGAAATTCACAGAAATTTTTGGAGAACGTGATACAAAAAAATCGCAGCGATAACATACATAATTTTTGACTTATACAAGTTATATACAACGCTAATCATAATTGGCGTACATTGAATTCGATCTAAAAATAAGTGTGCCCTCTTCTACGACAAAGGGAGGCTAGACTAATCACCTTCACCGCGCCCATTAAATCGATCCAATCTTATCCCCGACCTGCTATTAAACCTGAATCAACTTGACACGGTAAACACGCGGAATAGAACATTGACGACGCCTCGTGTTCCCCGTGTGTACTCTCCTTCGCGCCTGCGATAACACCTCTTATCAGCGACTCGGGGTTCAAACGGCCGATAAAAAGCGTATGTAACGCAATCGAAAAATCACAAGTCACGACTCACGGtccttaaaaattatttgttagaGAGGGCAGAATGGGATTAACCTGTAGCCCTCTTTACATTAATactatcaataaaaaaaatactcgttGCAGATCATCTCTGACTTTCTCTCAacttacatataaatttttcgccTTTTACTCGTTACAAATTATCGCATTTGAGAACACTCGAATCCAAAATCTTTCGAGCGGGAAGGATACTTTTTGTTTAGGAAATGCATCCGCACATTTCTTGGATTAagattcaataaaatataatattaaaatatgacgATTCTATTGCTGCTTTTAAACACGCAATCCCTGCTATGATACAAACTTTcgtttttacataatttatacgaCTAGAACCTTACGATTGCTCGTATGCGTTACGCGCAAGCGGCATGGACACGATGATACATTTGGTATTCGCCTGTCTACACTCTACACGGTTcctatttatttcgttaaatctGAACGTGAATATTCAAGGCCTTCATCAAATTAAAGGAGCTGTCTATTAAATTGTTATCTCCttcgaaataaatagaaaCCGTAAACGACGTTTAAATCACTTGAGAAAAATGTATTCGGTGAAATACTTAAAACATGAATGTGATAAAACAAAATCCTTTGAAAATACTTACAGTTTAACAAAACGTGATGTGTGATATAGacagtgaaattaaaatatccttACGTATATTATTCTAATGTAGAGTaacataaatgtaattatataaaacaggGGTTTTCCGCCATTTTCCAAATTtgttctatttcttttttataattctataaTAGTGTCGTCGTTTCGATTGATAGGATCTCCCTTGAGCAATGCTACAATcatgctataaaaaaaaaagtttaaatacaattatttcctttttcttttaccaaaaaaaataaatatgtgttAACAATACTTACCAATAaagataaatgaaaaagaacaCAAGGCAATACCCGAGATGAATCATCGAGTCGCGTGTGTATCTCTTCAGCTGACTGCGATTGTGAATTTCTGTGGGGTCATAAACTCCCATATTGCCGCTGGGAACGCTAAAATACTCGTAAAACAACCAGATAGTCATCGGTATGTTCGCCAACGTTAATATTAACTGTCCATGGATTAACAGAAGAAGCACAGGAATCGTGTGTAGTATTAACTTTGGCATAACCccctgcaaataaaatattgtaaaattagtAATTCTGATTGATATGTGGTTTTAAATTCAAACGAAATTAAGAGCATGCATTAATTATATCCATGATTTTACAACATTTGTAAATATAGCACTTCTGCTGAACTCAATATGATTGggaacattattttattcatgtaACAAGTAATATGCAACTTATATCATACCATATTCAGCTTGGAACAGCACTCCTGTGCGTTGAGATAATCACATTCAAGATCTGACAGTGTTATGATCTTCACATCTCGGTTAAGAAAAATCCAAATTTATTCATaacaaattaatcaataatacTTCAATCAGATTGCCCCAGCATGACTTTAGTTTCAATCAAAATATGTACTTattcattaagaaaaaaaaaaaaaaatgaaaacatGACATcataaaaaacgaaatataaaatatctatttaagTCTTGCTTAgagctaaaataatattgcagcTGGGCTTTAAATGCTGTTTtccatttatataaaaataatttaaattaatgcaattgttcacaattatttatctctcaaaaaaaagaaatttgaacGTAACGCCGCTGCATGACTACCAATTCCCAGCTAACCTTCTTGACGAAGAAAGTCCCTCGTCCGCGTCGAGGCACCTCGACGACCCGGTTCGACGCACTGTTGATCGATAGCACGCGGCCGGAAGACACAAAGGATACATAATAgacaagaagaaaaagtacGCAGCCTGTATCTAGCAGCGCGATTGCGTAGAGAAGCGGGTCTGAGATTAGAACCATGATGCTGCTGCTTGATAATCACGTCCGATTACATGAAACTCACGACACGCTGGTGCTTGTCGACCTCCTCCGTAGTTTTTTTTCACGTGCGATCACTCGTGCCGATCACCGATGCAGCCTCTTCCCATAGACGATCAAAACTTCGCCGTGCTCCGCTGATTGTTGATTGAATTCGCTGAAACACATCTCACGATGCTGCCAACTACTCCGGAACAGTCCAGGCCGTCCAGGGTGAGCGCACTCCCACCATTTTACTGGGGACGGAAGTTTCAAGTTCCAATACAGCAGGGATAGCAGCACTATCAACCGCCATACTGATTTTAACTCATGGAGGTAAAAAATCGtgaatacaaatataaaaattacataaataacaaataaattaaattaatattcagcacatataaatattcatacatAATCGTTAACATAAAATTCACGGATGAAAGATCTGCTAGGTTTTTACATTATTGCTATCTAGTAAAAATTgataagaaaaattcaaagtaatatattaataaacaagtttacaaaagaaaacgataTTATTATCTACCAATGTATtgaaatatgatattaattttacctaGCAAGcatcacataataaaaaagcaCGCGGCTTACCTATACGAATTATTCATCATAATGGATTTTACTTATGCAAGttaatttatagatttaacgtcatacattatatatacaattattaatttttatagtcGTCAATGAAAGATATTATACAGTCACTTCTGGGAAAAGATTTACTAGGAGGTAATCTAGCAAAATATATGCTAAATGCTTATTGAATGGACCATTTTGTAAAGGATCTAAAAGAGAATCCATTAGATTGTTCCAAGACTTGGAAAATCCCATCAACCACCACAAGGAATGTAATCCCTCCTTCGCCGTCTCGTAATAATTTCGACACTTTCCTTGTGAGGGAAAAtctttcatataatttttaccaaCTATTTTTGCGTGTAAAAGCTTGACGACGATAGAAGCACGGCCACCACTCAGAAGCTTAACTAAAGTGTTGTAAAACACCGCATTCACGAGAGGATCTAATCTTTTACGCGATAAAAAGCCAAACATCCAGAAAAGTCGTGAAATAATCGGAGGTATACTTAACAGACTGTCAACTGCAacataaaacattattaataacaatcgtcattaataattacgcaaatgcatatataaaaagtataattttaaacttacaAGCTTCAATGATGCATAAACTTGCACCTTTCATATGATCACGCTGCGGTAGACTGCACGGCAGATTTTGGAAAGTAACTGGTAGATTCAAGTTATCACCGAATACCTCGTCTATCAACTTTCTGCTTTTGTTTTCAGTTTCACCGAGATGTTCGCTTGACGGTTCGACACCCATATCCATGTGTTCGTATTTCATATTTGTAGATGCCAAAAAAGTACTCATAAATTTATCAAGATGTTGTCCCTTCtcttttcgtaatttataagTCATACTCTGATAAAGAATGCCAATATCAGGCGTGCTATAGTTCGCAAAATATGGTTTTAAGTTCGGCGTCGTAAGGAACGTGTAAAGAAGCTCGCTACTTCTCAGCATCGGTTTGGCCAACAGTTTCTGTAGAAACTCTTCGTAACGTTGACGATTAGCCGCAAGGGGTAAATGCGGGTTTTTGCGCGACGGTAACGGCGAATCGTTCAATTCCTTGTCACCGTGGAACTCGGCAAGTCGCGTTCGTAGCGTATAGAAATCTTGATCTTGCCGTAAAACCGTCCACGATTTAGCTTCTGCTACGCTATGAACAGCAATCATGTACACGGGTTGCGCACCACCGCCGTCCACGTGTGGAACGGCAACTCGCCACGTTGTTAAATCGCGTTGATTCTTATCGCTGAAGTCTTTGATTTCGTTATACGCTCGAGCTGTACAATCCACTTCTTCGACTGGATAAGCGTCTTGCAGTTGAAATGGAGCACCGTCTATTGTAGGCGTACGTAAAACACCATCGACTTTTCCCAATGGATTGTTGGGTCGTATAGAAGTAGATGTACTTCCACTTGCACTACTGTAAGCGAATCTATACGTTTAtacaattgttacaattatGAAAACTTtatatgcgtatttttatttacctaGCTGTCGCTGTAACTTTCGTTTGTTCGGATAAATGACCACACAAGAGTTTATATAACTGAAATACCGAAATAAAAgttactaataaaattatgttaaatatcataatataaataaaataaatataaatcataaaattttttttacttggtAACTATGATGAAATGATGGTAGACAAGTACTTTCAAGGAGTGCATGCGCTTCTTGATGAGCTTGATAAAAAGGCCGAGATGTCCGTAACTCTTGAATTTTTTCTGGCCCGCCTTCTAATACtgaaaacaaatatatatttatatccgcatatttaaaactaaaataatttacttgcaTATTATTTACTTTGTCGTATGCCTTTCGATATATGCAatggtaaatataaatattccgGACCATCGGGATCAAGATATACCGTGTGCATATTTTGAACATCTACATATAAGCTTTTTTCAGCACTAGCCGACATTTCCGGATTTAACATGCGTTTACTAAGATCATCTAAAACCAAtaatatgaattataaatattgcaaaaattatattaaatagtatCACAAGATTTTTATGTACCAATATCTAAACAAAATTGAAGGAGATTCATGGGTCCTGATTCTTTGATGTGCTGCATAAACATGTATAACAGCTCAGGATCATtcaaaatttcatttaaagaTGGCTTAAAGCAACTTTGTGTGATATGTGAATGCATAATTGGAGCTGTCACCCATGATTGCAATATTGGTACAGTAACAGTTTCTGTAACATTAGATAGAATGGTGTCATGATGAGTGGACAATGTCACCagcatatttatattttccggATCCGCGAGCGCATCAATCGCTGGCAATAGCACCCAATTTGCTAAAATTTCACGAAGCATCACCTAAAAATacatctaaattaataaaaatttatgagatgttatataattgtttatttatgtaataaatattttaaatttaaaatatgc of Cardiocondyla obscurior isolate alpha-2009 linkage group LG15, Cobs3.1, whole genome shotgun sequence contains these proteins:
- the LOC139108638 gene encoding sorting nexin-14 isoform X1 — translated: MQDLYIFSATISAIVILFIVFIVVVFNSIVWVFIVASIFVIASFYAVQLAQCVDSLLVRFNIINNRFITRHEIKVSCSVCSKNTCKRHKLLPHSTKVKVPKDFDHALEQLLEEVLQIYVCTWYSDFSANEAFIQQLRLAITTAAKNIAIRLLRADVSTLTFDGLIPLAIQHAQDWNALHKMSKADETSQNYIGSCLSSKIHPAAYSREAELNYLRGLVTALLPHLLPAIHVSTNNKVMLREILANWVLLPAIDALADPENINMLVTLSTHHDTILSNVTETVTVPILQSWVTAPIMHSHITQSCFKPSLNEILNDPELLYMFMQHIKESGPMNLLQFCLDIDDLSKRMLNPEMSASAEKSLYVDVQNMHTVYLDPDGPEYLYLPLHISKGIRQILEGGPEKIQELRTSRPFYQAHQEAHALLESTCLPSFHHSYQLYKLLCGHLSEQTKVTATARFAYSSASGSTSTSIRPNNPLGKVDGVLRTPTIDGAPFQLQDAYPVEEVDCTARAYNEIKDFSDKNQRDLTTWRVAVPHVDGGGAQPVYMIAVHSVAEAKSWTVLRQDQDFYTLRTRLAEFHGDKELNDSPLPSRKNPHLPLAANRQRYEEFLQKLLAKPMLRSSELLYTFLTTPNLKPYFANYSTPDIGILYQSMTYKLRKEKGQHLDKFMSTFLASTNMKYEHMDMGVEPSSEHLGETENKSRKLIDEVFGDNLNLPVTFQNLPCSLPQRDHMKGASLCIIEAFDSLLSIPPIISRLFWMFGFLSRKRLDPLVNAVFYNTLVKLLSGGRASIVVKLLHAKIVGKNYMKDFPSQGKCRNYYETAKEGLHSLWWLMGFSKSWNNLMDSLLDPLQNGPFNKHLAYILLDYLLVNLFPEVTV
- the LOC139108638 gene encoding sorting nexin-14 isoform X2, whose translation is MQDLYIFSATISAIVILFIVFIVVVFNSIVWVFIVASIFVIASFYAVQLAQCVDSLLVRFNIINNRFITRHEIKVSCSVCSKNTCKRHKLLPHSTKVKVPKDFDHALEQLLEEVLQIYVCTWYSDFSANEAFIQQLRLAITTAAKNIAIRLLRADVSTLTFDGLIPLAIQHAQDWNALHKMSKADETSQNYIGSCLSSKIHPAAYSREAELNYLRGLVTALLPHLLPAIHVSTNNKVMLREILANWVLLPAIDALADPENINMLVTLSTHHDTILSNVTETVTVPILQSWVTAPIMHSHITQSCFKPSLNEILNDPELLYMFMQHIKESGPMNLLQFCLDIDDLSKRMLNPEMSASAEKSLYVDVQNMHTVYLDPDGPEYLYLPLHISKGIRQILEGGPEKIQELRTSRPFYQAHQEAHALLESTCLPSFHHSYQLYKLLCGHLSEQTKVTATASSASGSTSTSIRPNNPLGKVDGVLRTPTIDGAPFQLQDAYPVEEVDCTARAYNEIKDFSDKNQRDLTTWRVAVPHVDGGGAQPVYMIAVHSVAEAKSWTVLRQDQDFYTLRTRLAEFHGDKELNDSPLPSRKNPHLPLAANRQRYEEFLQKLLAKPMLRSSELLYTFLTTPNLKPYFANYSTPDIGILYQSMTYKLRKEKGQHLDKFMSTFLASTNMKYEHMDMGVEPSSEHLGETENKSRKLIDEVFGDNLNLPVTFQNLPCSLPQRDHMKGASLCIIEAFDSLLSIPPIISRLFWMFGFLSRKRLDPLVNAVFYNTLVKLLSGGRASIVVKLLHAKIVGKNYMKDFPSQGKCRNYYETAKEGLHSLWWLMGFSKSWNNLMDSLLDPLQNGPFNKHLAYILLDYLLVNLFPEVTV